ACCACGATCTTAAGGTGCGCCGGTATAGGTCTTGGGCACATAGCGATAATGCCCGGTTATCTTATAAGACAACAGCATGTCCTCCAGTTTAGGGCCCGCGCCAATGTTGTGAACGATCATAGGGTTTCCACTAACACTGGCGATCATATTCGTAACGATGCCGATATGCGGCAGATTTCCCGGCAGCATCCAGGTCACGACGTCACCGGGCGCGTAATCTCGGCCTTGGTCGGTCATGGGTAAGGTTTTTCCGTGCCGCGCGAAAAACACCTGTAAATTCGGAACCCTGCGGTGATCGATGTTCCGGTCGGTGGCGTTTAAACCCCAGAGTTTCCTTGACGGATACAAGCGAAAGTTTTTCAGCATATCCTCGTGAACCAATACCTGAAGATCCACGCCCAGTTTACGATACGCCCGAATA
This sequence is a window from Methylomonas methanica MC09. Protein-coding genes within it:
- a CDS encoding DUF1287 domain-containing protein; its protein translation is MRVRFLLIATLVFSQNALAASFEQDIVSAAIAQTHHAVRYDGSYFSIAYPNGDVPENVGVCTDVVIRAYRKLGVDLQVLVHEDMLKNFRLYPSRKLWGLNATDRNIDHRRVPNLQVFFARHGKTLPMTDQGRDYAPGDVVTWMLPGNLPHIGIVTNMIASVSGNPMIVHNIGAGPKLEDMLLSYKITGHYRYVPKTYTGAP